A region from the Pseudomonas sp. KU26590 genome encodes:
- a CDS encoding glutathione S-transferase produces the protein MTSAPHAELTAPTLYSFRRCPYAMRARMALGYCGVPVATVEVSLKAKPAEMLERSPKGTVPVLVLHDRVLEQSLDIMGWALAQHDPNDWSLAHDVDGQRQIAELIAENDSSFKQDLDHYKYAVRYPEFTQEEYRQRGERFLRRLNELLASRDFLVADRLTLGDIAIAPFIRQFCAVDADWFWQSPYPHLQRWLQRFLASDLFITAMAKR, from the coding sequence ATGACGTCGGCGCCTCATGCTGAACTGACGGCGCCGACGCTCTACTCGTTCCGCCGCTGCCCCTACGCCATGCGCGCTCGCATGGCGCTGGGGTATTGCGGCGTACCGGTGGCCACGGTGGAGGTCAGCCTCAAAGCCAAACCGGCCGAGATGCTCGAACGCTCACCAAAAGGCACGGTGCCTGTGCTGGTGCTGCACGACCGGGTGCTGGAGCAAAGTCTGGACATCATGGGCTGGGCCCTGGCGCAGCATGACCCGAACGATTGGTCCTTGGCCCACGACGTCGACGGGCAAAGGCAGATCGCCGAGCTGATCGCGGAAAACGACAGCAGCTTCAAGCAGGATCTGGATCACTACAAATACGCCGTGCGTTATCCCGAATTCACCCAGGAAGAATACCGCCAGCGGGGAGAGAGGTTTTTGCGCCGGCTGAACGAATTACTCGCGTCACGGGACTTTCTGGTCGCCGATCGACTGACCTTGGGAGACATCGCCATAGCGCCCTTCATACGGCAGTTCTGCGCGGTGGATGCGGACTGGTTCTGGCAAAGCCCCTACCCCCACCTGCAACGCTGGTTACAGCGTTTTCTGGCATCCGACCTGTTTATCACTGCGATGGCCAAGCGCTGA